Proteins from a genomic interval of Centroberyx gerrardi isolate f3 chromosome 23, fCenGer3.hap1.cur.20231027, whole genome shotgun sequence:
- the lrp10 gene encoding low-density lipoprotein receptor-related protein 10 gives MTVTYNLCALLVFSIIASSRFEPALCSARCGHSLQVFDSKWGEIRSSAYHSWAYRFGSTYDCWVIKGPEDEPVILSFSQFSVRCKKEWVSVKSSAGGEPVVLCGTKPPQPIEFPGGNITVTHHFFPHLFPVSSFRLSYARDTGECPVTSFECLGGRCLPLSWRCNGQVECISEGVGLGTDEQGCNGELEPPKDSGYGRTQAEETTVETYTERNHDRDSERHKAIDRNRSPDRADERDTESDLWELLKEREEEEAQVDREQPQAHRELVVTPAPIEWPCGGLLQTFYGTFSPPANRGSPLYCVWTLDPQDSRPLRLDLQQLRLGPRDTLTVHNRQQGTGEVIKIITSASNDKSVQVESRTGLLSLTYQTLPGSEGSGFNATFRVGGYCPPWEGRCGGPAGGCYTQEQRCDGRWDCPETGKDEEGCRGCSRDQFACGGAGQRAVAPSHFVGRPVCYPVKERCNYQLYCADGSDERDCTVCQPGTFHCDSDRCVFESWRCDGQVDCKDGTDEVNCTVILPRKVITAATVGSLVCGLLLVIAMGCTCKLYSLRTREYSMFAPISRQEAELIQQQAPPSYGQLIAQGIIPPVEDFPTENPNETSSLSLRGILQLLRQDTGSSPRRRRRPRFIRRAVRRMRRWGLIPRAPSRPSQASSSTQQPSDATPTGQEPTASSSSSSAVEAVNQPVPQKLGLLAQTEQQQQQQDAPPPLTLPPPVSSPPPPPYAPPTPSPNTPQTRPVAVPPSSPSLASIFHTLGLSISLFRASPSSSSSNSMPLSASPSFSSSSSDDEVLLIPLSEDTTSEDDVPMLT, from the exons ATGACAGTCACTTACAACCTCTGTGCCCTCCTAGTTTTCAGCATAATAG CATCCAGTCGTTTTGAGCCTGCTCTCTGCTCTG cccgTTGTGGACATTCCCTTCAAGTCTTTGATAGCAAATGGGGAGAGATCAGGAGTTCTGCTTACCACAGCTGGGCCTACCGCTTCGGTTCTACCTATGACTGCTGGGTCATCAAGGGTCCGGAAGATGAACCTGTCATTCTCAG CTTTTCCCAGTTTTCTGTGCGGTGTAAGAAGGAATGGGTCTCTGTGAAATCATCAGCTGGCGGCGAGCCGGTTGTCCTTTGTGGCACCAAGCCGCCGCAGCCCATCGAGTTCCCAGGGGGAAACATTACAGTGACGCACCACTTCTTCCCACATCTGTTCCCCGTGTCGTCATTTCGACTGAGCTACGCCAGAG ACACTGGAGAATGCCCAGTGACGTCCTTTGAGTGCCTAGGGGGCCGCTGCCTGCCGCTCTCCTGGCGCTGTAACGGCCAGGTGGAGTGTATCAGCGAGGGCGTCGGCCTCGGCACAGACGAACAGGGCTGCAATGGAGAGCTAGAACCCCCGAAAGACTCTGGGTACGGCAGGACACAGGCAGAAGAGACCACAGTGGAGACctacacagagagaaaccatGATAGGGACTCGGAGAGACACAAGGCTATAGATAGAAACCGGAGCCCAGATAGGGCAGACGAGCGGGACACTGAGTCGGATTTGTGGGAACtgctgaaagagagggaagaggaggaggcccaGGTGGATCGAGAGCAGCCTCAGGCTCACAGGGAGCTCGTCGTGACACCCGCTCCCATCGAGTGGCCCTGCGGAGGGCTCCTCCAGACCTTCTATGGGACGTTCTCCCCCCCAGCCAACCGGGGCTCCCCGCTGTACTGTGTGTGGACCCTGGACCCCCAGGACTCCAGGCCGCTGAGACTggacctgcagcagctgaggcTGGGGCCTAGGGACACGCTTACTGTCCACAACAGACAGCAAGGCACTGGGGAAGTCATCAAAATT ATCACCAGCGCCTCCAATGACAAGTCCGTCCAGGTGGAGTCGCGGACCGGCCTGCTGTCATTGACGTATCAGACTCTCCCCGGCTCCGAGGGGAGCGGCTTCAACGCCACGTTCCGTGTCGGAGGCTACTGCCCTCCGTGGGAGGGCCGGTGCGGGGGGCCGGCAGGGGGCTGCTACACCCAGGAGCAGCGCTGCGACGGAAGATGGGACTGTCCCGAGACGGGGAAGGACGAGGAGGGGTGCAGGGGCTGCAGCCGTGACCAGTTTGCCTGCGGAGGGGCAGGGCAGAGGGCGGTGGCACCCAGCCACTTTGTTGGCCGGCCAGTGTGCTACCCAGTCAAGGAGAGATGCAACTACCAGCTGTACTGTGCTGACGGCAGCGATGAGAGGGACTGCACTGTATGCCAGCCAGGGACTTTCCATTGTGACAGCGACAG gtgtgtgtttgagagctGGCGCTGCGACGGCCAGGTGGACTGTAAGGACGGAACAGACGAGGTCAACTGCACCGTCATCCTGCCCCGCAAGGTCATCACCGCGGCAACGGTGGGCAGCCTGGTCTGCGGGCTGCTGCTGGTCATCGCCATGGGCTGCACCTGTAAACTGTACTCACTCAGGACCAGGGAGTACAG TATGTTCGCTCCAATCAGCCGCCAGGAAGCGGAGCTAATCCAGCAGCAGGCTCCTCCCTCCTACGGTCAGCTGATTGCCCAGGGCATCATCCCCCCTGTGGAGGACTTCCCCACGGAAAACCCCAATGAG acctcgtctctctctctgaggggaATCCTTCAGCTCCTCCGCCAGGACACCGGGAGCTCGCCGCGCCGCAGACGCCGGCCCCGGTTTATCCGCCGGGCCGTTCGCCGCATGCGGAGGTGGGGCTTAATCCCCCGAGCTCCCTCCAGGCCCTCTCAGGCGTCGAGCTCCACCCAGCAGCCGTCGGACGCCACTCCCACCGGCCAGGAACCCACCGCTTCCTCGAGCTCCTCGTCGGCGGTGGAGGCGGTCAATCAGCCGGTGCCTCAGAAACTAGGCTTGCTGGctcagacagagcagcagcagcagcagcaggatgcgcCGCCTCCTCTAACCCTACCACCTCCCGTTTCCTccccgcctccacctccatatGCTCCCCCAACCCCGTCCCCAAACACTCCCCAGACTCGCCCCGTCGCCGTCCCGCCAAGCAGCCCCTCTCTGGCCTCTATCTTCCACACGCTCGGCCTGAGTATCTCCCTCTTCAGAGCCTcgccgtcttcctcctcctccaactccatgcccctctctgcctccccctctttctcctcctcctcctcggacGACGAGGTGCTGCTTATCCCCCTGTCCGAAGACACCACTTCAGAGGACGACGTGCCCATGCTCACCTAA